A region of Rhodoligotrophos appendicifer DNA encodes the following proteins:
- a CDS encoding ABC transporter ATP-binding protein — protein sequence MTERGRVDAVRGVSLDIVAGCFAAIIGRSGSGKSSLMAMVGGLSRPSAGRVTVDGSDIWTLSENALADFRNRRLGYVFQFASLLPTLRLIDNVALPAMLNRRRPAVEIYARATELLSQLGLGDHLDAYPSEVSAGEQRRAAISRALINDPSVLLADEPTSDLDEQTEIEIMDELLAVNRDRGMTLILVTHNLTLAEQADQIVHLADGAVVT from the coding sequence GTGACCGAAAGAGGCAGAGTCGATGCGGTACGCGGCGTCTCGCTCGATATAGTGGCCGGCTGCTTCGCAGCGATCATTGGTCGCTCGGGTTCGGGTAAATCCTCGCTGATGGCGATGGTCGGCGGCCTTAGCCGCCCCAGCGCCGGCAGAGTGACTGTGGATGGCAGCGACATCTGGACTCTGTCGGAGAATGCGCTGGCGGATTTCCGCAATCGGCGCCTGGGTTATGTGTTCCAATTTGCGAGTCTTTTACCGACGTTGCGCTTGATTGATAATGTGGCACTTCCGGCGATGCTGAACCGCAGGCGGCCCGCCGTCGAGATCTATGCCCGAGCCACCGAACTGCTGAGCCAACTCGGACTGGGGGATCATCTGGATGCTTACCCCTCCGAGGTCTCCGCCGGCGAGCAGCGCCGTGCTGCAATCTCTCGGGCGCTGATTAACGACCCGTCTGTCCTGCTCGCGGATGAGCCGACATCCGATCTCGATGAACAGACCGAAATCGAGATCATGGATGAGCTTCTCGCCGTAAACCGTGATCGAGGAATGACGCTGATCCTGGTCACCCACAATCTGACCTTGGCCGAGCAGGCAGATCAAATCGTTCATCTCGCCGATGGGGCGGTGGTGACGTGA
- a CDS encoding Ppx/GppA phosphatase family protein gives MRRLPSDGPVDAKIGGEKSAHKSSKRRRRSRRRRKSLPVSVSPQRAELLSAATTVQTRPANGTLNGPSSDVSQLAVGPNGFKAISGVPDNLGLRDFIQPRNAGRAPGDPIYGALDLGTNNCRLLIAKPASSGFQVIDAFSRIVRLGEGVGASGRLSDAAMSRTIDALRVCAGKLAWQKASRFRLIATEACRMAENGPSFIDRVARETGLRLEIIDRGLEAQLAVAGSAALLAPDASNALVFDIGGGSTELMWLVIEHGNYRIAKWTSLPFGVVTLAELFGGIDVTERSFEDMINHIRPALEDFAVACGAGPETPPDHLLGTSGTVTTIAGVHLSLMRYDRNKVDGCWLRRNDVWTVTRQLLAMSYEQRAASPCIGRDRADLVLAGCAILEGIQSLWPSELIRVADRGLREGILTTMMVEDGVFGRSAAQRSVAAVSLV, from the coding sequence ATGCGTCGGCTGCCAAGTGATGGCCCTGTGGACGCGAAGATCGGAGGGGAGAAATCGGCGCACAAGTCTTCCAAGCGACGTCGCAGATCGCGGCGGCGCCGGAAGTCGTTGCCCGTTTCGGTCTCCCCACAACGGGCCGAGCTGCTGTCGGCTGCCACAACGGTGCAGACCCGACCAGCGAATGGAACTTTGAACGGCCCATCAAGCGATGTCAGCCAACTTGCTGTAGGGCCGAATGGCTTCAAGGCAATTAGCGGAGTGCCCGACAATCTGGGGCTTCGGGATTTTATCCAACCGCGGAATGCCGGCAGGGCTCCCGGTGATCCGATCTACGGCGCACTTGACCTTGGCACGAACAATTGTCGGCTGTTGATCGCAAAGCCTGCTTCGAGCGGCTTTCAGGTGATTGATGCTTTTTCTCGTATCGTGAGGTTGGGCGAGGGCGTTGGCGCGAGCGGAAGGCTGAGCGACGCGGCCATGAGCAGGACGATCGATGCTTTGCGTGTTTGTGCCGGTAAATTGGCGTGGCAGAAAGCCTCCCGGTTCCGGCTGATTGCCACCGAAGCCTGCAGAATGGCAGAAAATGGACCGAGCTTCATTGATCGCGTGGCGCGTGAGACGGGCCTCCGACTTGAGATCATCGATCGTGGGCTTGAGGCTCAGCTTGCTGTTGCAGGGTCCGCGGCGCTGCTAGCGCCCGATGCAAGCAATGCGCTCGTCTTCGATATTGGCGGTGGCTCTACCGAGCTCATGTGGCTGGTCATAGAGCACGGCAATTATCGGATCGCAAAATGGACGTCGCTGCCATTCGGCGTTGTAACGCTGGCGGAGTTGTTCGGTGGAATCGACGTCACTGAGCGCAGCTTCGAGGACATGATCAATCACATCAGGCCGGCGCTCGAAGATTTTGCCGTTGCCTGTGGGGCAGGGCCCGAGACGCCGCCTGATCATCTTCTGGGCACGTCTGGTACGGTCACAACAATTGCCGGCGTACATCTGTCCTTGATGCGCTATGATCGAAACAAGGTCGACGGGTGTTGGCTGCGCCGGAACGATGTCTGGACAGTGACCAGACAGCTGCTGGCTATGTCCTATGAACAGCGAGCGGCGAGCCCTTGCATCGGCCGTGACCGTGCCGACTTGGTTCTGGCGGGATGTGCGATTTTGGAAGGCATTCAGTCATTGTGGCCGAGTGAGTTGATCCGTGTTGCCGATCGGGGTTTGCGGGAAGGAATACTGACAACAATGATGGTCGAAGATGGAGTTTTCGGCCGCAGCGCGGCGCAGCGGAGTGTGGCGGCGGTAAGTTTAGTATGA